In Daucus carota subsp. sativus chromosome 4, DH1 v3.0, whole genome shotgun sequence, one DNA window encodes the following:
- the LOC108217300 gene encoding geraniol 8-hydroxylase-like produces MDILITVTAFCILVAVTLVSVSRIRGKSHRKLPPGPCPLPIIGNIHKLGKHPHRSLAELAQVYGPIMRLKLGQITTIVISSSSMAQQVLQKQDAVFANRPVPESTRSCDHNKYSVVWLPVGSQWTSLRKILKSHLFTAKKLDENRHLRSRKVQELIRYCEKCSQSGEAVDIGRAAFLTTLNFLSNTIFSKDMTDSYDNSEAKEFKDLVWNIVVELGKPNLVDFFPFFKWINQTGKNQRIDGYSEKLIQLFDGLVNERLELKRSANFLENSRTTDTLDELLKLQQRNEIDKTQIQHLFMDLFVAGTDTTSSTVEWAMSEVLRNPETLFKAKAELNQVIGKGKIIGEEDISRLVYLRCILKETVRLHPPTPFLVPRQVKVEVELCGYTVPKNSQVLVSAWAIGRDPMLWKDPLSFQPERFMDSEINFTGHDYELIPFGAGRRMCPGMPLAMRMVPVMLGSLIHCFEWKLEGGIAPEELNMEEKVGLALAKLHPLRAVATSVVT; encoded by the exons ATGGATATACTAATTACAGTCACTGCATTTTGCATATTGGTTGCAGTTACACTTGTCTCAGTTTCAAGAATTAGAGGCAAATCTCATCGAAAACTTCCACCAGGACCCTGTCCTCTGCCCATCATTGGAAATATACACAAATTGGGCAAGCATCCTCACAGATCCTTAGCGGAACTTGCTCAAGTTTACGGTCCAATCATGCGACTTAAACTAGGCCAGATAACCACCATTGTCATTTCTTCATCAAGCATGGCTCAACAAGTCCTCCAGAAGCAGGATGCTGTCTTCGCTAACCGGCCTGTGCCCGAATCTACTCGTTCTTGCGACCATAATAAATACTCAGTAGTATGGTTGCCTGTTGGAAGTCAATGGACAAGCCTAAGAAAAATTTTGAAGTCACATTTATTTACGGCTAAAAAGCTTGATGAGAATCGGCATCTACGCAGCAGGAAGGTGCAGGAACTTATTAGATATTGTGAGAAGTGTAGCCAGAGTGGGGAGGCTGTAGACATTGGCCGTGCTGCTTTTCTCACTACGctcaattttttatcaaatactATATTTTCCAAGGATATGACAGATTCGTATGACAATTCGGAGGCTAAAGAATTCAAGGACTTGGTGTGGAATATTGTGGTTGAGCTCGGCAAGCCTAATCTGGTAGATTTTTTCCCTTTCTTTAAGTGGATTAATCAAACAGGGAAAAATCAGCGAATAGATGGCTATTCCGAGAAGCTAATTCAGTTATTTGATGGACTGGTAAATGAGCGGTTGGAGTTGAAGAGATCGGCGAACTTCTTGGAGAACAGTAGGACGACAGACACACTTGATGAACTCTTGAAACTGCAACAAAGGAATGAGATTGATAAAACTCAGATACAACACTTGTTTATG GACTTATTTGTTGCGGGAACAGATACAACTTCAAGTACTGTGGAATGGGCGATGTCTGAGGTATTGAGAAATCCAGAAACATTATTCAAGGCCAAAGCTGAGCTGAACCAAGTGATCGGAAAAGGCAAGATCATAGGAGAAGAAGACATTTCTAGGTTGGTTTACTTGCGATGTATTCTGAAAGAAACTGTAAGGTTACACCCCCCAACACCCTTCTTAGTACCACGCCAAGTAAAAGTGGAAGTGGAACTCTGTGGCTACACAGTTCCAAAGAATTCACAAGTGCTGGTTAGTGCTTGGGCTATTGGACGCGATCCCATGCTATGGAAAGATCCCCTGTCATTCCAACCAGAGAGGTTCATGGACTCTGAAATTAATTTCACTGGGCATGATTACGAGCTGATTCCATTTGGTGCAGGCCGAAGGATGTGTCCTGGAATGCCATTGGCAATGAGAATGGTGCCGGTTATGTTAGGTTCCCTGATACATTGTTTTGAATGGAAACTTGAGGGTGGGATTGCACCGGAGGAGTTGAACATGGAGGAAAAGGTTGGGCTCGCTCTAGCAAAGCTTCATCCGCTTCGTGCTGTAGCAACTTCGGTTGTTACTTAA
- the LOC108216031 gene encoding uncharacterized protein LOC108216031, which yields MSQTLFKTFPKLAHIAITCKNGAVFAPNSSHFYLPRTSITRTICCYSSSSEKGSNFEAFGRELLGLSDEQLLSQCDQTTFKSSGPGGQHRNKRETAVRLKHLSTGIVAQAAEDRSQHMNRASALTRLRTMLALKVRNTIDLDTYSPPPELLQILPAKSTIRGKDIGSQIGPKNPKFVLGMQALLDLICAVDGSVADAAKKLGLSTGALSRLILSDDSLRMAVNEFRGSKGMKPLK from the exons ATGTCTCAAACCCTTTTCAAAACATTCCCCAAACTTGCTCATATCGCAATCACCTGCAAAAACGGCGCCGTTTTTGCACCCAACTCATCACATTTTTATCTTCCAAGAACAAGCATAACAAGAACTATATGTTGTTACAGTTCAAGCAGCGAAAAGGGTTCGAATTTCGAGGCATTTGGGAGGGAATTGTTGGGCCTTTCTGATGAGCAATTGCTGAGTCAGTGTGATCAGACCACTTTTAAGTCTTCTGGGCCTGGTGGGCAGCATAGGAATAAGAGGGAGACTGCTGTGAGGCTTAAGCATCTTTCAACTGGCATTGTTGCTCAG GCTGCAGAAGATAGATCACAGCACATGAATCGTGCATCTGCATTGACTCGGTTGCGAACTATGCTGGCTCTTAAAG TCAGGAACACTATAGATCTTGATACATATTCACCTCCACCAGAGCTTCTTCAGATTCTTCCAGCAAAATCTACCATTAGAGGAAAAGATATTGGTTCACAAATTGGCCCCAAAAATCCGAAGTTTGTTTTG GGGATGCAAGCTTTGCTGGATTTGATTTGTGCAGTGGATGGTTCTGTAGCTGATGCAGCAAAGAAGTTGGG GCTAAGTACTGGGGCTCTGTCACGATTGATATTATCAGATGATTCTCTTCGAATGGCAGTGAATGAATTTAGAGGATCCAAG